From the Lathyrus oleraceus cultivar Zhongwan6 chromosome 4, CAAS_Psat_ZW6_1.0, whole genome shotgun sequence genome, one window contains:
- the LOC127074384 gene encoding uncharacterized protein LOC127074384 — MSSLNLNLIHKLSLYMPKNKCFKEIQAVKLTFGGGPAVMTMLGSSSCRRSTLLALGFSLSENFRVFFCGRLKLGFSSPLLKTLLFSTASASFYTQSVRVFELAMEIKMGNLLEVLLGAQLCLSRLILKSGNVKIGTFMGSFCFHGLDGATPL; from the exons ATGTCATCTCTCAATCTCAACCTCATTCACAAACTTTCACTCTACATGCCAAAAAACAAATGCTTTAAAGAGATTCAAGCAGTAaagctcaccttcggcggtggTCCGGCGGTAATGACGATGCTTGGATCTTCCTCCTGTCGCCGCTCAACTCTTCTAGCTCTAGGGTTTTCGCTCTCTGAAAACTTTAGGGTTTTTTTTTGTGGCCGACTGAAATTAGGTTTTTCGTCGCCGCTCCTAAAAACTCTCCTTTTTTCTACAGCATCCGCCTCTTTTTATACCCAATCCGTTAGGGTTTTCGAGCTAGCTATGGAGATTAAAATGGGAAACCTCTTGGAAGTACTTTTAGGTGCTCAGCTTTGCCTGTCTCGCTTGATACTTAAATCTGGAAACG TGAAAATTGGAACATTCATGGGTAGCTTCTGTTTTCATGGCCTTGATGGTGCGACTCCATTATGA